TTTTTATCATGTGTGTTTTATCAAAAGTCGAACTCTGAGTCTATGAAGTCAGCTATATGGATGACCAGTCCTACATTCATAAAGAACAGATGCCAAAGTTTGGTTTGGGGCGTTTTTGTCTACGTTTTAATCAGGGCCGGCTCTTCCTTATCAAGGGCCCTAGGCAAAGCTGTACATGGGAGGCCCCCTACCAAGAAAACTGATTATCATTTCACTTCCTCGTAATTCGGGAGTACTGGGCAACGGCCAAAACTGCCTGGTTTAAATGTCCAAAGATCCTTTCATATAGCACGCATGGACTAAGCGGTTAATCCAAACGAAGAGAGGTTAAAAGCCGAGAGGCGACGCACACATTTCCATTATCGGTATGCTgtatatttttcctttttctccATCCAAGGACGGTTGCACATAATTTACCCAAGACATAACGAAGACGTAACTTCAGAAGGATTCACAcattaattctttttttaaaaggcGCAGAGATGTGTAAACAGCACAGTTTCGGTGGTGTAGTGGTGCCTTTGCAGGTGGGGATACTGTTACACCGTAGAATTGCATACGCACCTCTCCTTTGCCTAATAAGCATTTCTGACCATTTCAGGTGGGTAGTATACTCCCTTTACCTGCGTATACCCACCACTACGCGTCTACCCGATGTGGGGCTCCGCATGCAGTGGGGACAGCGTATGCATTGCATTGCACTAGAACACTGTAGATTGTTCTAGACGCAGCATCATGGCGGGTCCCCGGCGCAAGCGTGCACAGTGGCGCCCATGGGAGGCCAGTCCCACCGCTAGGGGGCGGCTCATACACTCAAAGCGTCTGGCGTGTGTGGCTCAGGCTGCCCTGCCGCCGGGAGCTGGCCGGATACTGTGGCCCCGACCGCCGCAACATTTAGTAACATTTGTAACATTTGTAACATTTAGTAACATTTTTTAACGTTAATTTCTTCCGAAGCTCCGCGGTGCAGGGATGGGTGTGGAAATCGAGACGGTAGCTCCGGGAGACGGTGAGAAACAGCAGCCGGCGATTATTATTGTTTTCgctctttttaaatgtaaatgtaacgaCGTCCCTGAAAATGCTGATGTGAGTGGAAACATCTGCGCGATAAAAAGTGCCCGTGTGTCGTTTATTTAGTAAATGAGCGCTGGTTATTTGGTTAATTGCGGTTATTAAAGCAGCGCGGCTGCCCGTCCGCCTACAAGGCGAAGCTGCGTTTTTACATCCATTTGACAGCTAGTTAACCAAGTATTTGCGCCGCTGGTTATTTTACCACTGCTTTCCCATTTCAAGCCTTCGCACAGCATTATACCCggtatttttaatatttcattaattaGCATATTGATTTGTCATCAAATGAAGGCTTCCTGTATATATGCTTAATTGATCCAAAGTGATTATGTAATTTGATGATTATTTACTCAAAGTTTCTATTGTTTTGATtgtaattgtttgtttgtttatcagTAATCACCGTATTAAtccagattatttttttttacgttttgCTGTCCATCGGTGGACTGTGGTGGCGCAGGGGCTCCCCGTATAAGTATTTTTGCTAGCTGAACACTGAAACGGTATTTGCAACAACATTTGATTTACATTACGTTCCTGGCACAGTAAGTAAAGCCTATCTTTAAATGtgtgtgggggaaaaaagaaacagacaaGCAAGATGATATAATACGCGTGTAAATTGCTTTAGACATTGTATAATAAACACCGAGTGGTGTAATTTGGTGTGTAATTTAATGGACTTTGGCGGGGGGTCTGTTACGGCAAAGGACTGCATTGTGTTAGTTTGAGTGTAGCAGGATTATTTTTCCTCACTTGGTAATGAGATTTCAATCCATATGTTTCCTGATCATGGCAGACACTTGCGCCGTGGCCAAGTCAGCTATTTTTacagtggggggggcagggtccACATTTCTACCGATGCATCAGTCGTCGCTTGTGAGATTCAGATACAGTCCTAGTTTGTCTTCGCTACATCGATATAGGCTGCTTGTGATTGATTACTGCtatctgatttaaaaatataacttGTTACGGTACCAGTGCCATAGCATATGCTATGCACATGTACTGTGGCACAATGTCTTACGATATTTCCCTGGATTTGCCCTGTAGCAGTGATCAGGGGCCTGATCGCTGTTCTCTTAAGGGCCATTGGGATCGTTATATCGTCACTGCTTGAATTGTTAGACAGTTTCAGAGATGTGCCTAGTATGAATATTGTCCTTGAACCATTAAAAAACGAACAGAACATGGGCTGCTGTTAGTCTATATAATATCATATAAAACAGATTAGCGTACTATATTGGCATTACTGTAGATTTCTGAATAGTTTTTACTGTGATTATTGCTCTTTACCACCTGGCCTTATTCTGGGCATGGGGCTATGGCTCACAAATATCGAAATACACGAGATGTTTCTCATTATTGTCTACTAAAGCTGAGATTGGTTGGAGCTGTTCATAAAAGCAGGCTGTGGAATACATGTTTAATATATGTGGCTGTAGGCCCTGGATTTGGGATCCCAAATGCTTCTGGGTCGTCGTGTTTTCGCTTCCGTGTCGCAGGCCgatgcatgtatgtatatgtgaTGCTAACTTAATGCGGCTGTTGTCCTCACCAGCCTTGAAGATTTCCCTGCTAACTGGGAGTGACACGGAAAGGCTCAGGCAAAGGAAAAATGGCAGAAGTGTCTTGACAGTATGTGGCTTTTATGGCTGAGCGCACGGGAAAATATTTAGCGGGTAATCGAGGAGTAACAGGAATCAGATTATGAAGAAAAAACGGTGGGGAATCGTAATAAAGAGAATAAAAATTGTAATCGTCAAAAAGGTTGCAAATTGATTCAGGCGTTAACCTTAAATTGTGTATTTTGGCACATCACTGTCATTGTGTGAATCTCCAGTGTGTGTTTGAGTAAATTCCTGCATTCTCCAGTGTCCTACGCTGTCCTCACTGCGGTTCAGACACTTGTGTTGTTTCTGGAGTTTGTTCTTACGCCCTATCCAGGCACACACGCTCTTATCATGGGATTTACATTCGCAGCTGACACACAGCCGGCCCAAATGTCAGTGCATGCTGAGTATCGTAGAACGCTGGAGCACTGTAGAGCTGGAATTGCGTCTAATGGTTGGCCacggattttatttttaaccctgATTTTTCCTGGGCCCTGCATTGGCtttagggttgcaaaggggtggAAAATATCCAGAAACTGAATGGAAAGTTAAgatggggaattttggaaatattcctaGTTCTAAACTTATAGGAATTTGCGGGAATGTGTAGGAGTTTAGCGATAAAATTCaattttgcaaccctaattGGCACAGTTTCTGAAAAAAAGTTTTCAGAATCAGCTAAATGGAAATGTATAATGCAATACGCAGAATTTTAGCAGGATATCAAAATGATTAGTATAATATAATGTCAGAATAATAGTATGTGTGGCAGGTACTGGTGAGTAGTGAAAATGCAGGAAGGAAAGAAGGGAGTTCAACGACAAGGTCTTAAGTGTTGGAAGGAAAAAACAAATCAATTATTAAACAGAAAATGGACACTGAGAGGAAGTAAGTTTTGCTGTCCTCGCTAACTCAAGGCGGGACACGGTACTCTAACATGGACAGAAAGACAGTTCATATTGACAGCATGCTCGTTGCCAGGCAACCGGTCACATTCAGAATCTAGTGCTTAAACCTCTGGTCCAGAATGGGCCTGCTGATTCCCATGGTGACGACATAGCTCAGTTTCATAGACTTCCTCTCTGTACAGGACTTTTGTAGAACTGGTTTGCATACAGTTTTGATTAGATATGACATGTTTACTTATCTTCAGGTTTTCTTGACGTGTGGTTTATGAAGGTTTGGACTCATCTCTCCTCTGCTTTTAAAGCTTGTAATGATATATAAAGGCGGGGCACTAGTGATTTTGGGCCCCGTGAAAGGATGTCGTACTGGGCCCCCATCGCAGACCAGTCCAATTACGGTCCAAATTTTTTTGGAATCGACCTAACCAAccctcccccacagcccccctgaatatatagtatttatttatctattttttttaacccaCACACAAAAATGATGTAGCCATCATGTTTTAAATGAAGTCTGTACGGGTGACTTTTCATACTGTTTCCCTCCCCTCCGTGCTGTTTTTACCCCCCCAATTACCATATTAGTATGCAGATCCAGACTGCATGGCTCTGCTACATATGCAATAATAATGCAGTAATAATGTTAAGGTGATGCATGTGAGATTTGTCCGCTTCCACACTTTTGAGCCCTTTCATGTTAATATTAAGGATGGAATGGCGCTGTGCGTGCACGGGTCATGgttaaaaggggaaaaaaaagaggcCTCCGATCAAATTAGGACAGATATTTAGGTGGCAGTTTTGCTGAACTAGCTAAAAATACTTCTAAGAGGGACGGTGGCGTATCAGAGGGATTCGTGGGAGTTTCAGGCCAGGACACAGTCCTAGATGTTTAAACCTCCAGACGCCAGAGAGCGGCGCTTTAACACCGCCTGGAAATGCATGCCGACGCCGTCCTTGAAGCCGACGGCCGAGAGCGTCTGTGTGAACATCATCAGCACCATACCCAGGAGCTCACAGCCACGGGGGGCCGAAGGCGGCCATCGAGTCATGTGACTAACGCTGGCCGCGTTTCTGTTTTCATTGCAGGGAGGACATTCCCGAAGAAGGGCCAGACATGCGTGGTGCACTACATAGGTAACAAAAAAAACTCGATCTAATAAACttacttttgtcattttttaaattttatttatttatgttcttAAATTCTTTACATGCCTTTTGTACATAGGAAAATTTTAGTGACACCATCCAGTCAGTAACATGTAAAACAATTAGACGGCAGAAAACCAAAGGGACACAGAATacaaatatacatgtaatgaaaatgtGAAAAGGCTGAAATAAAATATGGTTGATTTAAATTGCAATGTGTAGTATCACCCTGTCccactttttttattattattattttttatttatttttaaaaactgcaatCGCAGTGGTATATTGTCCCTCCGAATTCCAGCCCCTAACTTCACTGCAATGTTTATTTCTTGTAAGTGACCTGGGGTTGCTGATTGCTGGTCTAGAGGCCTTTATGTGTGACCGTGCAAGTTTGTTTGCTCCCCTGCTGAGCCGTGGGTGTCGCCTGCGTTTTGTTCAGGGTTTGTGTGAATTTCTGAGCTCGGCACTGAGCCACCGGTCAGAGGAAGTCAGACACGCCTCCCCTCAGTTTACAGATGAAGATGTCGGTGCTTCTGAGGGACTGGCAGCCCGTCACGCTCATTTCCCCCCTTTTTGTCCTGGGTGGGGTCTCTTCAGTTGTGAGCCCAGGGACGGAAAACCTGACTAAGTGAATATCTTTGTCAACTTTACTGGTGGCTTTGATTGAAATGTCTCAGAggttttgattttgttttgtttattcttaAAGATTTTTCTCTTAGTGTGAAAAATGCCAATATCATGGTACGACAGTAATTATATAACTATTAATTGGATGCTAACATTGTCCAGAGATATACATGTTTTCTACAGCTTTCCAAATGGGTTTTTCTGGAGAATTGCCATCAGACTTGGTTCTCTTATGTGCAGCGTGTCAGTGTACAGGTCATCTATAGAAGTCCTACGtagaatatacagtatatatgcttTCACATGCATGCTGTGAAGGCTGGAACGTGGACTCGACCCCATTCTCTCATTCGGCCTTGACCTCATGACAAAAATAACCATGAGCTCATATGAAAGGCCTAATTAAAGCAGAAGGCTTTTTTTTGAGAGCTCAGTGATTTTTCGTGCCCTTTTCCTTAATGCGGCGATCGTGTCAGCGcttcaaatgcaaaaaaaaaaaactaaactaaacacccagttgcttctttttttctgcattttggcCTCTAAGATGTGAACTCAGAAAGACGAAAGGAGAAGATTTTAAACCGTGGTGGTGCGGAACCACTTCTGCAAAGCATTGTGAAAGTGAACGTGAAGCGAAAGTGAGTGCGGCAGACGTGTGTTTCAGCAAGAAGGGGGCTGATGAGTCAAACCGGAGCGTCTCTGTGATCCTGCAGCTGGGCCGGATGCGCAGCCACTCCTATATCAGGCCCCCCTTGCCCTATTAACTGGTGTTAATGTCCTGTCTGAGCTCCCACCCCTGGCTTCTCCCCAGGCTCTCTGTGCTTTTTGTCCTGCATGCTTTCTTTTTCCATAATAGCCCTTAAAGTAACTCCGAGTGAAGCGAAGTGTTTTTGTCTGGCAGCAGTAATCTTGTTGGGCGTTTTCACTCTTCATGTCCAAACAGTTACTGAAATTTCAAGTCATTATTGAAAgaagaaacccccccccaaagctgagCTGTGCCTTTAATGTGCATGTGGCTCTTGTATTGCTATTGAAGCTGCCCTTACTGGGCACCTATGTCTGTATTTAAGGTAAAATGTAAAGATGTTTTGAAAGGTAAGTGCAGGGTTGATTTCTAAGTAGTCTGTTTAAAAATGTGATGATATCTTACTCTTTGCACATTACGATCCCGTTCTTTACCCACCACACATGTGAATGATGTAGCCATCATGTTTTGAATGAAGTCTGTACGGGTGACTTCATACTGTTGCCCTCCCCTCCGTGCTGTTTTTACAGGGATAGAGActctccccccccgccccccattaCCATATCAGTATGCAGCCTTATCTCTAAAGGCCCTTTTGCTTTTCTGGTGCTGACCCAGACTGCGTGGCTCTGCTCCACATACGCGCGTCCATATCGCCGATCGCTGTCTGCTTCCCCATCCACAGCTCTCCCGATACTGCCGGCTCCGGTGATTCCCCTGCCAGTGGCTATTTTCGGCCGAGTCCTGCAGACGGAATCTCTGACTAATTTTGGTCCCAGCTCTATAATTACACAAGTTATTCCTAATAACTGAATTGAGAAGAGTATGTAAATGTCGGTGTAGATGGAGGAGTAGGGGGTGAGCAGGGTTCGTAACCGATTGAGTTTCGTGTGAGGTCAGAGGGATGATTTAGCAGCATGGCCACTGGATGGGAGTGCTACAGTATGCTGGGGTAAAAATAGGGCTCGCTTGGCGCGGCCGCGTTCGTGGATATTTCCTGCGTCTCAAATTTGCGCCTGCTAGTCTTAAGAGACCGATTACAGTACGGGGTGGAGGACTAGCCAAACACTGGagtattaaaaagaaaaacatacatTTCCACAGCATATAAGTGTGACACTCCTGTCTCTCCCGGATAAGAAACATGCACATACAGCACAACTATGAAATGAAATATTAGACTCACCAGGAATTTAATGATGtggcagggaaaaaaaatattatctgAAGATACTTAACCGGAGGCAATATTTTTGTGAGTGCCAGATGGTTACAAAATCAAAAATCCTTTTCCCCTACTAAAAGTTCTGCGAGCAGTTTCTGACCTAACAGGGTGAAATCCGGTGTAAAACTGACGGGACAGGAAACACCAAAGGTGGCTCTTTGAGCAGCTTTCCTGTTCATTAAAGCATCACACACATCACCGTGATTTTAGCTTctgattgtatgtgtgtgtagattatacatactgtatacataaAGCTGTAATATTGTATAGCTTTACCACTTTTCACAGGGAAAAAACTTCAGCAAAAAAATacaatcacacaaacacaaatatcACACTTTATGTGTTGTTACTCCACTACATTGTAGCTGACCAATGGACCTTTTAAAAACCGAGAATAAATAACTTGTAATTTTTCTGTGATTCCTTGTTTTTCTAGGCATGCTGCAGAATGGAAAAAAGTTTGATTCCTCCAGGGACAGAAATAAGCCCTTCAAGTTCAAGATTGGCAAGCAGGAGGTGATCAAGGGCTGGGAGGAAGGAGTTGCACAGGTAAACAGCTGCATGTGCTGCTGGGGTGAATTTAAGCAGAGCATGAAGTGGGGCGAGTGGGTCAGACAGAGCAGGTAACGGAACCGGTGTTTGGGCCAGAGGAATTTCAAACAGCAGGTAACAGAAATAGGATTTGAGCTGGATAAATATCAGCAAAGGCAATGCTTATTGGATCAGGCGAAACTGTCAGTTCATCCTTTTTATCTCCTAAGAGGCTCATTTTAAAAGAATTAGATGAAATATATGCCATTAAGAAAATTTCCTGATGGGAATATGAGAATAATTTCCTGGTGTTGGTGCCAGAGCGTGTTCAGTTGTGTGATCTCAGCTCTCATGCCAGCTCCCCCGCTCTGCTCTCCTCCTGAACAGATGAGTCTGGGCCAAAGAGCGAAGATAACCTGCACGCCTGACATGGCCTACGGGGCCACGGGTCACCCGGGGGTCATCCCTCCCAACGCCACGCTCATATTCGACGTGGAACTCCTGAAGCTGGAGTGAGGACGACCCGCCCCCGAAGCCCCCCTCCTCCGTCCCAGCGACTCCGAACCTCACTATAGCATCTTAATTAAACCTCTCACTTATTTTCTGTTCTGCTTCATTGCCAACTGTATCGGTCAGATGCTTATCGATGCTTTAGTGACTTTACTTTTTCCCCAAACAAATTTGGCCTCCTTGGTTACATCATTAATATTTCCCAAATATAACTCCCCCTCCATTTTTAcattgtacatttttatttaataataaatatgacAAACTTAAGTAAAAATAGAATATATAAAGGGTATAAACCACTGCCTTATGATGCTGTTAAAATAGAGGTAATACGTAAAAGGACAATATCGTGCATCTTAATGGGCATTAACAACTACTGTCTGCTTTAAAACTTGATAAAGAAATGTCCTCCAAGTGATGATAGTGATGAACTGCATCGCTGTCTTTTTATAAATCCCTGTTACGAATGTTTGTCGTTGCCACAGAACACAAAAGCAGAGGTGTGAGTGAGAGATGGCTTTACTTCTGATGATACTTGATAAACATGTAATAAAATTTATCATATGCCTATGCTGCGACCATAACGTCTGAAACATGTTCACACATCACACTCGTGACAATATTTTGAAAGCTTCCAGTGTCTGACAGGTCATCCGACAGCTCGATTGCAGCCTTTTCCATTTAGGATGTCATCTTTTACTTAATTTGACTTCATATTGTCTCTGTGTCATTTTATTTCatgatttttcatttatttcattaaaatgttgCTCTCTTTAGTTTGGTCGCTCTTGAGTCTGTTCACCTTTCTGGTTTTCATTTTTGTCCTAAGCATTGCTTCTAAATATGGATCAAACCCCATCAGCTACTCACTGATTTTTTTCAGCCTTAATGCTGGACAGAATTGCTATTATGGGGTGACGGCGAATATATTGAAAAGTCATGAAATTCATTTTGCGTCATGGCTTCAAGCACAATGCTAATTaagtaaatggcaaataaacagtaaatatcacatttaataattattttcatctTGATTTGGGTTTGAAATGCCCTGGAAAAGTATTCTGTTTTACACAGGTTTGAATGATTTCTCGATTGTAATGGCAGCTGGGGGTGGCTTGTGGGATATATTTTCAATGTGTATAGAAACCGTAAAGTAACTTGATGCCCGATCCCACCTTAATATTAATCACTTACGCAGAGGGACCGGAAACATTGAGCACTGG
This window of the Paramormyrops kingsleyae isolate MSU_618 chromosome 19, PKINGS_0.4, whole genome shotgun sequence genome carries:
- the fkbp1b gene encoding peptidyl-prolyl cis-trans isomerase FKBP1B isoform X1; its protein translation is MGVEIETVAPGDGRTFPKKGQTCVVHYIGMLQNGKKFDSSRDRNKPFKFKIGKQEVIKGWEEGVAQMSLGQRAKITCTPDMAYGATGHPGVIPPNATLIFDVELLKLE
- the fkbp1b gene encoding peptidyl-prolyl cis-trans isomerase FKBP1B isoform X2, whose protein sequence is MLQNGKKFDSSRDRNKPFKFKIGKQEVIKGWEEGVAQMSLGQRAKITCTPDMAYGATGHPGVIPPNATLIFDVELLKLE